CAGGGTGGTGGCGAGCGCCGGCGTGGCGGGGGTGGTGACGTTGACCACATCCAGCCCGAGGTTGAAGTCACAAACGTAGAGATGGCCGGCGCGGACGTTGGCGTATTGATGATAGCCATCGGTGCGCGCGCGGTATTGCCCGGTCACCACCGGCGCCGCGGGATTGGAGATGTTGACAATGTGACTGCGCGAACCGGCGGCAATGTAAGCGTAGGGCGCGGAAATCACCACACTCTCGCAATACTCCAGCGTGTCGATACCGGCCACAAACGCCGGGTTGGCCGGATTGCTAATGTTGTAGATCTGCAGGCCGCGGCCGCCGGCGGCAACATAGGCATTCACGCCGCTGGTGGCCAGGCCTTCGCACGTGCTGCCGATGTTGACGGTCGATACCAGGCTGGGCGCTGTGGGATTCTGCACATTGATCAGCCAGAGATTGGGCCCGCCGACCACGACGAGATGCTGTACGCTGTTGATCGAAGTGCGCACGATGTCTTCGATGATATTCGGCAGATTGACGCTGGCAACTTTGAGCGGATTGGCCGGATCGGAGAAACTCGCGATTTGCAGCTTGTTGCCGACGGCATAGTACACCAACGAACCGGCGGCAAACACCGCCTTCGATTCACCTTCACCTTTACCGAAGTTGCCGGCCGCCGTGACGTTCAGCGCGTCCTGGCCGGGCGCACGGCCGGCGGTGAGGAGCAGCAGGCTCAGCAGCGCCAGGCAAACCACTGATGACAAGCGATGCATGTTCGACCTCCTTAGGCTTGAGAGGACTCGGGAAACGACAGTTGATTGTTGTGCTGCAGAAATGTTTGAATCGCATATCGTGCCGGCGCGGAATCCATCCTTCATCGTGCAACTGCCGCCCACCATCGCCTCGCCCGATTGGGGCTTCCCAGTGGTCTTGATGGTCAAATCCGTTCGGTAGCCACCGACGGCCACGACTTTGCCGGACATGCTAGCGACTCTTGCTCAATAGCCAGTCATACAATTGCGGATTGCTGTAGGTCCGGTTCCAGGCATCATGGCCGGTGTTGGGATAGATCGTAAAGGTCACCTCACCGCCGCAGGCGCGCAAACGATTCACCAGGGCGAGCCCGGCAGCGAGCGGCACCACCGTATCGCGCTCGCCGTGAAAGGCCCACACCGGAATTTCCGCCATGGCGCAGACGTTCCATCCTTCTTCGCCGCGGCTGGCAATGGGCGCGAGCGCGGCGAACAGATTGGGATAGCGGATGCCCAAATCCCAGGCGCCGATGCCGCCCATGCTGTAGCCGGTGAGATAGACGCGGCGGCGATCCACCGGATAGAGCGTGAGCGCTTTGTCGATCAATTTTTTGACCAAAGTGTCAGTGCGGTCATAATACCACTCCGTGCGAGCCGGGCATTGCGGCGAGATGACATAGAAGGGAAAACTGTTGTTGCCGTCCAGCAGGCGCGGCAAGCCGTCGGCTTTCAAGCGCTGCAAATCACTGCCGCGTTCGCCGATGCCGTGCAGCGAGATGAGCAACGGAAATTTGCCCTCGCGCAGCGCGCGGGTATCCAGCGCGCGAAACAGGAGATAGTTGAGCGAACCCGCGTCATAAACTTGCTCTTGCAGAATGGGCGGCGGTGGCGGTTCCTGATCTGCCACGAAAACCAGCGCGGCGGCGCTGCCGGGCGTGTCGATCCAACCCAAGGGCAGCGGCGTCGCGGGTTGCGAGATGTCGAAAATGCGGATGCCCTCTTCCTCATTGGCGACATAAGCCAGGTTTTCGGCGAAGACCACTCGTGCCACCCGCGGTCCGGTGGCGGCGGCCGCGACGAATTGCGGCCGCGCCGGATCTGCCACGTTGAAAATTTGCAGACCCAAATGGTCATCGCAGACATAAGCATGGCCGTGATGCAGGCCCACATAGCGCTGGTACGCGCCCGCTGCCGCCGTGATCTTGCCCAGCCAAACCGGCCGTGCCGGCTGCGCCGTGTCCAACAGGTGCGAACGAGTGCCGGCCGCCACGGCCACGACGTCACCGGCGAGCGCAACACTCGCGCAATAGGCCAGAGAGTCAACGCTGGCCAGCAGGGCCGGAACCGCGGCATCGAAAATCTTGTAACCTGCTTCACCGGCAGCCACGTGCACGATCGTGCCGCGGCTGGTCACCCCGCTACCGTTGCCGCCGAGTGGGAGGGCGGCAGCAAGTTGGGGAGCAAAGGGATTATCAACATCGATCAAGAACAGCCGCGGCCCGCCCACCACTGCCAGGTGCTGCCGTCCGTCGATCTCGACGCCGGTTAAATCCGCCACCTTCTCAGAAAGCGCAAGGTGGGCCATCACGGCGGGATTCTGGGGATCGGCGAAGCTGGCGATCCGCACTTGCGCGCCCACGCCGAAATACACCAGCGTGCCGGCGGCAAAAACAGCCTGCGCCTCGCCCTCTCCCTGACCAAAATTTCCCAAGCGACTGGTGTGTGCCGATTGCGCGTGCACCGATGTGGCCGAGAGCAGCAGGCAAAAGGCGAGGCGCGCCGGCGCACGGCATGGAAGCGGGGAGCGCTTGGCGGTGTGTGCAGCAGTGTGGGGAAAAGGTGTAGTCATGCCGGCAGTCCGATCGTGGGGCGCGTCGCATGCCGAGCCGCGGGTTTTCATCGGGAGCGCCCAGGCAGTTCGTTTCTCACGGTCTGCTTGAAAGCAGGAGGCAGAGGCGCAGGGGTGCGACAATGCGGCCGTTTGGTTTAGAATGCCATGCCAAAGGAGAACATGTGCACCTGTGAGAGCGCGCCGAAATCGACAAAGGCATAGTTGGCGCTGCCGGAGAGATTGGAGAAGGCATAGTGCAGACCCGCGCCCAGGGTCAAGCCCTGCTCGTCGTAATTGAAGCGATAGCCGCCCCGCACCGCGAGCTTGCCCTCGTAGTTGTATTCCGCGCCGAGATGCAATTTCTCCGGGCCGTCATTGGGATGATCGCCGTCGAGCGCCACGGTGAGAGCATGCCGGCCGGCGTTGCGGTTGAAGAAATCCATCGCCACGCCGACGCGAAAATCAAGCGGCATGCGGATGTCATCAGGCTCGGCCTGATACTGCTCGCTCCAGCCGGTCAAATGCGAATCCGGCCCGAAGTTGCGCGCGCTCATGGCCAGGCACAGGCTTTTGAAACCGGTGTAGTAAATCGTGCCGAAATCCAGCGACCAGTTGGTCATGTTCAATTCGGCGATTTCCTGGTGCAACCAGCGCACGCTGCCGCCGAGCGTCAGCTTGTCGGTAATGCGGCGGCCATAGCTCAGGCCGAGTGCCAAATCGCGCGCCGAGAAAAAGCTGCCTGTCACCACCGCTTCGGTGCGGTTCTCACCGGGAATGAGGCTGTTCACGGTTTCGGGAATATCGCCGTAGTCGAGCGTGACAAAACTCAAAGCGAACACGCCGATGCCCTCCCAATTCGCCGCCAGGGCCGCGGACTGGTGATTGATGTCGGCGATCCAGCGGACGGTGTTGAGCTGCAGATCGTATTTTGCCACGTGCGCCAGCGCCGCGGGATTGCCGAGCACGGCATTGGCGTCGCCGCGGGAAATGGCGGTGAATGCGCCGCCCATGGCTGCCTGCCGCGGGTCGCTGTTGATCTTCAAAAACTGCCAGCCCGACTGCCCCACGCGCTCGATGTCGTTCGGGGCAATGCCGACTTGACTCCAGCCCGGCGCTGCGGCCAGCAGGCACCACCACGCCAACAGCGCACCAGCTTTGCTTGCGGTTTTCATGCTGATTTCTCCAGACCAATGGGCGCCGCGCCCGTTTGATCGGCGACCCGTTTCACTTCGCGTGCAGCGCCGCGTCATTTCACAATGGCGAACTTGCCAACATACGACTGCCCCTCCTGGCCGGCCACCTGCGATTCCACTTGAAAAATGTAGATGCCGGGCGCGATGCCCAGCATCCAGCGATTGAGCTGATAATCGAGCTGTTTGATGCTGCCCCAGGAAGTTGAGCCGCTGCCGTCGTCGTGCGTGATCGACTGCACCAGATCGCCGGTGAGGGTGTAGATTTTGATCGTGCACTTGGCAGGCAGCCCGATGAACTCCATGCGGAAGCGCTCGCCTTGGCCCAGCAACCCGCTGTGCTGGCGAAAAGGATTGGGCACGACGTAGACGTTCTTGGGAAATGCGGCATTCGGGCCGCGGAAGGGATAAACCGGAAAGCGATTGTTGTTGACCTTGCCGCTTTCATGGCCCTCAGTGTCGTAGGAGGTGACGCAGTAGTAGTTGCCCACGCCGAAGGGCAGATTGGCATCGACGTATCGCACGTAACCGTCGACGATCGGCGCCGCCTCTTGGGGAAGGTCGGCGATCAGCGTCCACGGCCCGATGGTGAAGTAGGTGGAGCGATAAACGCGATAACCGGCGAAGTCATTCATGCCGGTGAGCGGATCGCGGTAGGTGGCGGGAAGCGCCGGCCATTCGATGGCAACTTCGCCGGGGCCCGCGGTCAGGCGCAGACTGTTCTCGCCGTTGGTGGGCGTCATGGGCGGATGAAATGCGGGCAGGTAGAAATTGCGATGCAGTTCGCGCGCCGCGGCGATATTGGCGCGTAACGAGTCGAGCGAGGCAGTGGCAAGGCGGTCGATGTTCGCGACGCCGCCCTGCACGATCAGCGCGCGATCCATTTCGCCCATGACTTCCGCGAACACGAGCTGGAGCGAGCCGAACGGCGGCAACTCCAGCGGGCCGACGCTGAGCAGGAATTCCGGCCGGCGTTCGTATTTGCTGCCGCCCTCGCCGCCGCCAGCGCGCGCTGCATCCCAGGACAGGCGCGGCTGCTGATGGGTCATGACTTCCTTGACGCGCGCGGCATTATCGACTTCCTGAATGAACATGATGTCTTCGCGCGCCGCGCCCTCGGTCACGCCCTGCCCGGTGTGCTCGAGAATGTTCTGATGAACCGGCGCGCCGGCGGAGTCCAGCACGATGGCGGTGAAGAAGCCCGCGGCGTCGAGCTCGGTTTCGCGCGTGCCCGGCGCGCGAATGTCGCGCGAGTCCGCAATGTCGCCCCGTTGCGGTCCGACGCCGAAAGTCCACAACACCGGCGTTTCGTCCTGGAAGTTGAAGCTCTGGTGGTCGTAGAAATAAAACGTATTGTTCGCGCCGTCCCAGCCGTATTTCTCATCGCCGCGGGTGCCGGAGCGCTGCGTTACGCGCACGCCGTAGCGCATGCCGAAATACAAATCGTTCACCGCGGCAAACTCGGTGTTGGTGAGGGTGACGAGATGAATGATGAAGTCATCATACTTGGGGTAACTCCACACCATGCTGCGCCGGGAAATGTCGACCTCCAGGCCATTGACGTGGTGGCCGCCGGTGACGCTTTCCTCGCCCCACGTGCTCAAATCGGCGAGATTGTAGTTCTGCAGCAGGGTCGTCTCTTCGATGGGAAAAACATTCTCGCCGGAGGGAAAGAAGCGGGAGTTGAGCGTGTAGGAATATGCCCGGCCGCTGCGCACGCCATAGATGGCATAGCCCGCCGCTTCGGCGTAGTTGAGCGCATCGTTGATGTTGGTGCCCTTCGAATAGCCGGGATAATCCAGCGTGTGAAAACCGTTTTCGGTTTCGGTGGGGTCGCCGTACTGCAGGGAATTCCACACCGTGGCCCACAGCTTCCCGCGCGTCAGCGTCTGCTTGCCCCAAGTTACCTGTGCCGGCGCATTACCCGCAGCCAGCAACAGCAGACAGAAAACCAGCAACATCCGGCAGGCAATCGGCTTGCTTGACGCAACGAACCAACGGACGGAACAGGTCATGTTGTCTCTCCACGCGATTTCGCCCGAGCCGCGGCGAAAATGCAAACGTTTGCGCAATTTCAACAAAGAACAGCGGCCCCCCGGCTTGCAATAAGCTACGCCAGATTTCAGACAAGTTGAGTGCTGAAGCCCGCGGGCAGCAATAAGCCCGGTTTGCACACTGTTGTCTCACACGATTTATCCACCACCACTGTCATCCAGTAAGGATCTTGTGAAGACTTGGGTACACTGCCGTGCCATTCACCTCAAAAGCTCACCGCCAAGACGCGCAGAACCCGGAGAAGGACTTTCTTGATTTCAAAACCCTGCGCTCTCCGCGACTCTGCGGTTAATATATTTACTTCGTGGTTAAGAATCTTTCAGAACGTTATTCTGACTTTGCGCGTCTTATCGCTTCGCCATGAGCTGCGTAGCGCCGCGCCTGCCCTCAAAATTCAAACCGCAACTGCATGTACATCTGCCGCGGCGGCACTTCGTAGGAATACCACTCCCACTCGTCATCCTCGCCGGAAAACCAATTCTTGGGCAGGCGTTCGCGTTCCGGCAAATTGGGATTCTGATGCCAGCGCACCAGGTCATCACCGTAGAGCAGGCGCAGGAACTTCGCATCGAACAGGTTGCGGACTTCCAGGCTGAGCTCGGCGCGCAGCCCGGCCCAGCGCACGCCCTTGCTGGCCTTCAGGTTGGTTTGATAATAACTGAACCAGCGCCGGTTGTTGGGCTTGGTGGAGAGATCACCCGGCGCATGATAGGTGTAAGGCTCGCCGCTGCGCCACCAGAAGTAAAGGTTGAGGTTGAAATCGCTCAACGGCCGGAGGCCGGCAAGTCGCGGCCCGCGCCCCGGCTCGACATACAGATTTGCCCATGCCTTGACGCGATGGAAGCTGCTCCAGTAGCCTTCGCTTTGCCGCAAGCCCTTGGGCACGTTCACTCGCGGGGAGCCCGGCTCATACAACTGGCGATACCCCACTTCCCCGCTGAAGGACCAGTAAATATCGTGGCTGGCGCCGAGATTGAACGGCCCGCGCCAGCGCGTATCGAGCTTGGTCTCGATGCCGCGCACGTCGGAGTAACCCGAGTTGCTGATCATCAGCGCCTTGGTGGTGCTGTACTGCGCGGCATACACGCCGGTGATTACCGTGGCTTCGCGGCTGGCATCCTTGTAGTAACCGGTGAGATCGAGCTTGAGGCGATCAGCGATGTTGTAGTCGACGCCCAACTCGTATTGAATCGTGCGTTCGAAGCCCATATCGGCATTGCCATACCAGCCCTGCCATTCTTCCATGTAGGTGATCTGATCGGCGTAGGGATCGAACACGGTGTTCATATCTTCCGTGTAATTGACGAAGGGAAAGCCGAACATCTTGGTCCACGACGGCCGCTGATAGAAGTGGCCGTAGACGAAATGCAGAACCGATTGCTCGCTGATGGGATGCGAGATGCCCAGCCGCGGTGCCAGCGCGAGCTGCAGCTTGGTGCGCTCGCGTTCGGGATTGCCGGGGTAGCCCAGTGGTTTGCCCGGGTCATGGCCGGGTGTGGTGGGCTGCATCGCCAGCGGGTCGTAGCGGTTTTTCGGTGCCGAGCGGTTCTGGTGAAAGAAATCCAGGCGCAAACCGGCATTCACCACCAGGCCGGGAAACTCCATCTTGTCCTGCGCATAGAAATTGCCTTCATAAGGCTTGCCGTCGAAAAGGTTCAGGAGATTCCAGCGATTGCCGCCTTCGTAGACGCCCATGAAATGGCGATAGCTGAAATCGTAGCGCCGGAAGCCCAGCCCGGTTTTCAACTGATGGTGCGCAGTGAGCTGGTTGGTGTAGTCGGCCTTGAGCTGGATGATCTCGCTGCGATTGTTGGTGAAGGTGTGAAAATAGCCCTGGTCGAGAAAGCGGTTGATCATCTTCTGCTGGTCATCGCGCCGTGCCCACAGGCTGTCGGGAATGACATGGTCGCGATCGGAGCGATCCATCTTGTCGCGCAGGTAGCTGAGATTGATCTCATAAAACGACTTGGGATTGAGGGCGTGGGTCACCCGGGCATACACCTGCGACCAGCGCCGCAGCTCGGGCCATTGCCGGTAGATCGCGCCCTCGGGATTGTATTTGGCGCGCGCGTATTGCTCATCGATGCGCATGGGCGCCAGCCAGGCCGATTCCTGCGCCGACTCGATGGTATTGAAATTCACCGCGGGATAGTCCGCGCTCTCATAGCCGCCGTGGAAGCCGCCCAGCCGCAGCTTGAACGCAGGCGAGAAGCGGTAGTTCAAATAGCCCTGAAAATTGAATTCGGGATTGTACGCCAGCGGCTGCGGAAAAATGCCGACCGCTTTCTTGTAGCGGCCGGAGGCGAGAAAGCTCAGTTCGTCCGTCAGCGAACCCAGCAGCGTGGCCTCGATCTCGGGCTCGGCGCGCTCGGTATATTTCGCCAGCGTGCGGTTCGGGGTGATGGCGCTGCGCCACGCCGCCAGCAGCGAATCAGGATTCTGCCCGAAAAACGGCCCGCTGTTCGGATCCTGCGACTGCTGCGTCCAGTAATTGCGATCGAAGAATTTGTAGTCGTAGTTTTCTTGGCTGTAGAAATTACGGCCGAAGTGATACTTGCCCGCCGGCCGCAGCCGCGTGATCACTGTGCCGTGCAGTCCCGCACTGGCCTCTTTGGTGACGATGTTGATGACGGCGGAGCGACCCTCGCCGTATTCCGCATTGTAACCGCCGGTGAGCAGCGAAATTTGCTCGATGGTGGAGGTGTTGAAGCCGGTGTAATTGTCGGAGAGCAGGCCGCTGTTTACGCTGAGATTGTCGAGCATGTAGACGGCCTGCACGATCGAACTGCCGCGAATGAAGGTTTGTGTCTGGCCGCGCGTCCACGCCAGCGAGGGCGGTGAAGTGATGATGCCGGTTTGCGTTTCGATCGCTTCTTTGACCGTGCGCACCCAGGATCTTTCCATCTCGCGCACCGTGACGATTTGCTCGCTGGCGGTGAGATCCGGCTCGATCACCGGCCGGTCGGCGGTGACCGTGATCATCTCGCCTTCCAGCAGCGCGGCGGTCAGTGCGGCCTGCAACTGCGTGGTGCGGTCGGCATGCACGATCACTTCAGTCTGCGTCAGTTTCTCATAGCCGATGTAGGAGAAAGTGACGGCATGGCTGCCGGAGGGCACATTCAAGATGAAAAACTCGCCCCTGGCGTCGGTGGCCGCCCCGAGCGTCGTGCCGTCAACCAGCACGCTGACGCCGATGAGCGGCTCTCTGGTTTGACGGTCGATGACCTTGCCGGCGATCTTGCCG
This DNA window, taken from bacterium, encodes the following:
- a CDS encoding dienelactone hydrolase family protein; amino-acid sequence: MGNFGQGEGEAQAVFAAGTLVYFGVGAQVRIASFADPQNPAVMAHLALSEKVADLTGVEIDGRQHLAVVGGPRLFLIDVDNPFAPQLAAALPLGGNGSGVTSRGTIVHVAAGEAGYKIFDAAVPALLASVDSLAYCASVALAGDVVAVAAGTRSHLLDTAQPARPVWLGKITAAAGAYQRYVGLHHGHAYVCDDHLGLQIFNVADPARPQFVAAAATGPRVARVVFAENLAYVANEEEGIRIFDISQPATPLPLGWIDTPGSAAALVFVADQEPPPPPILQEQVYDAGSLNYLLFRALDTRALREGKFPLLISLHGIGERGSDLQRLKADGLPRLLDGNNSFPFYVISPQCPARTEWYYDRTDTLVKKLIDKALTLYPVDRRRVYLTGYSMGGIGAWDLGIRYPNLFAALAPIASRGEEGWNVCAMAEIPVWAFHGERDTVVPLAAGLALVNRLRACGGEVTFTIYPNTGHDAWNRTYSNPQLYDWLLSKSR
- a CDS encoding PorV/PorQ family protein produces the protein MKTASKAGALLAWWCLLAAAPGWSQVGIAPNDIERVGQSGWQFLKINSDPRQAAMGGAFTAISRGDANAVLGNPAALAHVAKYDLQLNTVRWIADINHQSAALAANWEGIGVFALSFVTLDYGDIPETVNSLIPGENRTEAVVTGSFFSARDLALGLSYGRRITDKLTLGGSVRWLHQEIAELNMTNWSLDFGTIYYTGFKSLCLAMSARNFGPDSHLTGWSEQYQAEPDDIRMPLDFRVGVAMDFFNRNAGRHALTVALDGDHPNDGPEKLHLGAEYNYEGKLAVRGGYRFNYDEQGLTLGAGLHYAFSNLSGSANYAFVDFGALSQVHMFSFGMAF
- a CDS encoding TonB-dependent receptor, with the translated sequence MKQSTLLRLFLLLPCCLAFWFSDLPAGTTGKIAGKVIDRQTREPLIGVSVLVDGTTLGAATDARGEFFILNVPSGSHAVTFSYIGYEKLTQTEVIVHADRTTQLQAALTAALLEGEMITVTADRPVIEPDLTASEQIVTVREMERSWVRTVKEAIETQTGIITSPPSLAWTRGQTQTFIRGSSIVQAVYMLDNLSVNSGLLSDNYTGFNTSTIEQISLLTGGYNAEYGEGRSAVINIVTKEASAGLHGTVITRLRPAGKYHFGRNFYSQENYDYKFFDRNYWTQQSQDPNSGPFFGQNPDSLLAAWRSAITPNRTLAKYTERAEPEIEATLLGSLTDELSFLASGRYKKAVGIFPQPLAYNPEFNFQGYLNYRFSPAFKLRLGGFHGGYESADYPAVNFNTIESAQESAWLAPMRIDEQYARAKYNPEGAIYRQWPELRRWSQVYARVTHALNPKSFYEINLSYLRDKMDRSDRDHVIPDSLWARRDDQQKMINRFLDQGYFHTFTNNRSEIIQLKADYTNQLTAHHQLKTGLGFRRYDFSYRHFMGVYEGGNRWNLLNLFDGKPYEGNFYAQDKMEFPGLVVNAGLRLDFFHQNRSAPKNRYDPLAMQPTTPGHDPGKPLGYPGNPERERTKLQLALAPRLGISHPISEQSVLHFVYGHFYQRPSWTKMFGFPFVNYTEDMNTVFDPYADQITYMEEWQGWYGNADMGFERTIQYELGVDYNIADRLKLDLTGYYKDASREATVITGVYAAQYSTTKALMISNSGYSDVRGIETKLDTRWRGPFNLGASHDIYWSFSGEVGYRQLYEPGSPRVNVPKGLRQSEGYWSSFHRVKAWANLYVEPGRGPRLAGLRPLSDFNLNLYFWWRSGEPYTYHAPGDLSTKPNNRRWFSYYQTNLKASKGVRWAGLRAELSLEVRNLFDAKFLRLLYGDDLVRWHQNPNLPERERLPKNWFSGEDDEWEWYSYEVPPRQMYMQLRFEF